Below is a window of Thermodesulfomicrobium sp. WS DNA.
GATGGCGTCGGTGCGGACATCGAGGGCAACCACCGAAGGCTCGTTGAGGACGATGCCTTGCCGCGGCGAGTAGAGCAGGGTGTTGGCCGTCCCCAAATCCATGGCCAACTCGCTTCCTCGAAACAGGGAAAATAGTGCAGAAAACACAATCCTCTCCTTTAGAGAGACGTTGATGGCGCACCCGAGTGCGCCTTGCGGGCGTTCATACGGTTGCGCAGGTAGAGATTTTCCAAGAGCAAGGCCAAATAGTCCGCTGCAGCACGCATGAATCCATGCTGCGCCAGGCGCACCGCACAGCTCTCCAGGTGGCCGGCGGCGAGGACGCCACGGCACCGACGATGCACCTTGAGGGGAAAGGCCATGAGGGTCCGGAGCTCCACCGCTGGGGTTTGCCGACCAAAAAGCGGCATGCCTGCCATTTCCCCGCACTCCTGGCCGAACACCACGGGCTGGTTCTTCTTGAACACCCAGCCGAGGATGCCACTGCCCGCCTCAAAGACCTTGCCTTCCCACACGGGATTACGAAACAGCGGGGCGGTGGATGCCTCCAGGAGGTATCCCTTGCCCCACTCGTCGCTCACCACCAAAAAGGCATGGGTGGCCTCCAGCCCTTGGGCCAAATCCCGCAAGAAACACCCCAGAAACTCCGACCACCGAGGGTGCTGCTCCCGCAAGGCGCAGAGCCGCTGCAAACACACCGCCAAGCGGGCCTCGTCATCCACGCTGCGGCTGGCTGCAGTCTCCTGATCCATGGCCGCAAGGGTGCGGGCAAAAAGCTCAAGGATTTTTTGGTCCTTGACGCTCAAGGCGTAGGTTTTCTTGCTCGTCACACAGAGCGCCCCACGGCCGCCGGGCACCGGGCAGCTGTAAAAAGCCTTGGCGCCTTGCGGCGCAGGGCCATAGCCCAAGTGGGAGGCCGTGCGATCCAAATGGTCGACCAGCAACGGCGTCTCGTTTTTGAGCACCCAGCCCGCAAGCCCCTGCCCGACGCAGACCGGAACACCGCGCGGCACCTCCCCCGCCAAGCAAAAACCCGCACGCACGGCGAACCCCCCGACGCTTGGTCCCACCCACACGACTTCATAGGCGTCCAGCACCGAGGCCACAGCTTCCAGAAGACGTTCTATCGCGAAAGAAGGTTCGGACATCCACATCCTTCCCT
It encodes the following:
- a CDS encoding GAF domain-containing protein translates to MSEPSFAIERLLEAVASVLDAYEVVWVGPSVGGFAVRAGFCLAGEVPRGVPVCVGQGLAGWVLKNETPLLVDHLDRTASHLGYGPAPQGAKAFYSCPVPGGRGALCVTSKKTYALSVKDQKILELFARTLAAMDQETAASRSVDDEARLAVCLQRLCALREQHPRWSEFLGCFLRDLAQGLEATHAFLVVSDEWGKGYLLEASTAPLFRNPVWEGKVFEAGSGILGWVFKKNQPVVFGQECGEMAGMPLFGRQTPAVELRTLMAFPLKVHRRCRGVLAAGHLESCAVRLAQHGFMRAAADYLALLLENLYLRNRMNARKAHSGAPSTSL